A single window of Larimichthys crocea isolate SSNF chromosome XII, L_crocea_2.0, whole genome shotgun sequence DNA harbors:
- the btbd17b gene encoding BTB/POZ domain-containing protein 17 — MVRSCEQGIPARVCVGTLLLLIHFHSATVTGAALKQEAALDNGATVLNHSMSLVQRMETLLAMGNSSDVTLRVQTVNTDEVKVIQAHSLVLTMQSDVFEEMLLLRNNSAVILKETPDCAAVFDKFVRYLYCGDISVRLDQAISLHKLASKYHVWGLQQGLTQYMTQHLSSESPTGHVVGWYNYALQIGDMALRDSCLQYLSWNLSSVLQSGEWGSISEDLLLSLLQRSDLILQSELELFEALEAWISLNQPVSVTVESALRAVRYGMIPPQHLFRLQKQSPLMLKYYESIRDLLYLAFQFHSASPIQLAKYFDVNCSIFTPRNYLSSSWGSPWVINNPTRDDRSFSFQTQLGPSGHDSNKRVTWNALFSPRWLPLSARSTYTELGAMQPTRTDGGRPRIIVTPATSSPDFAGVSFQKTVIVMARQQGKVVVRHVYNFHQSTEEAGDFLVDADLQRRSSEYLIDSSLYLHIVIKPLYHTLLIARK; from the exons ATGGTACGCTCATGTGAACAAGGGATCCCTGCCCGGGTCTGTGTGGGCACCCTGCTCCTCTTAATCCACTTCCACTCTGCCACTGTTACAGGAG ctgCTCTGAAGCAGGAGGCAGCTTTGGACAACGGGGCCACTGTGCTGAATCACTCCATGAGTTTGGTGCAGCGTATGGAGACCCTGCTTGCCATGGGgaacagcagtgatgtcacgCTCCGGGTGCAAACCGTCAACACGGACGAGGTGAAGGTGATCCAGGCCCACAGCCTAGTTCTCACAATGCAGAGTGACGTGTTTGAGGAAATGCTGCTCCTCCGCAACAACAGTGCTGTGATTTTGAAGGAGACGCCCGACTGTGCGGCTGTCTTTGACAAGTTTGTCAG ATATCTGTATTGCGGTGACATCTCAGTGCGGCTGGATCAGGCCATTTCTCTGCACAAGCTGGCCAGCAAGTACCATGTGTGGGGTTTGCAACAGGGACTGACCCAGTATATGACCCAACATCTGTCTAGTGAATCGCCCACAGGCCACGTGGTCGGCTGGTACAACTATGCACTACAAATTGGGGACATGGCCCTGCGGGACAGCTGCCTGCAGTACCTGTCCTGGAACCTGTCTTCTGTGCTGCAGAGCGGAGAATGGGGCTCCATCAGTGAAGACCTGCTTCTCTCCTTGCTCCAGCGCTCTGACCTCATTCTGCAGAGTGAGCTGGAGCTCTTTGAGGCCCTGGAGGCCTGGATTAGCCTAAACCAGCCTGTCAGTGTGACGGTGGAAAGTGCCCTAAGGGCTGTTCGATATGGCATGATCCCCCCGCAGCACCTCTTTCGTCTTCAGAAGCAATCCCCCCTCATGCTGAAGTATTACGAGTCTATCCGTGATCTACTCTATCTAGCTTTCCAATTTCACTCTGCCTCACCTATCCAACTGGCCAAGTACTTTGATGTCAACTGCAGTATTTTCACTCCCCGTAACTACCTGTCGTCCTCCTGGGGTTCCCCTTGGGTCATCAATAACCCTACCCGTGATGATCGCAGCTTCAGCTTTCAAACCCAGCTTGGTCCAAGTGGTCACGACTCCAATAAGAGAGTGACCTGGAATGCATTGTTCTCCCCTCGCTGGCTTCCACTCAGTGCCAGGTCAACCTATACCGAGCTGGGTGCCATGCAGCCTACACGCACAGATGGGGGTCGACCTCGCATCATTGTAACACCAGCTACTTCTAGCCCAGACTTTGCTGGTGTTAGTTTCCAGAAGACAGTGATTGTTATGGCAAGACAGCAAGGAAAAGTGGTGGTTCGCCACGTCTACAACTTCCACCAAAGCACAGAGGAGGCCGGGGATTTCCTGGTGGATGCCGACCTGCAGCGCCGTTCATCAGAGTACCTAATTGACAGCTCCCTCTATCTGCACATTGTAATAAAACCTCTCTACCATACTCTCCTCATTGCCAGGAAGTAA
- the LOC104925073 gene encoding G-protein coupled receptor family C group 5 member C translates to MASAPKGCGPSISSIYFNLCDLTKVWGVVVEAVAAAGVVTSFVLFVILLASLPFVTNKKRKAMVALQAGTLIFTLGLFGLTFAFIVDQYSTSCVARRFLFGVLFSGCLACLLMHGLWLALLKRQGRGPKSWMLCLGALGLLLVEVIINTEWLILTVVRRPPGGVIDPNLSCNIDNLDFVISLIYVMVLLVAVVLVAIPSLSHKDKQWRRDGAFILVSGLFTLAIWVAWIVMYIYGNRVTENPSWDDPTLAVAVVSNALVFLFLYIIPEICLVTQQDPDEEQPPDGDHVYPARSLVYDNILKEPEAPHQTVCMENKAFSMDEPPTVPTKPTSPYAAYNGLRSCVYQPTEIALIAKGLTKMDQDAMIPRVRVPSSNPESSSSLPHLSESLPP, encoded by the exons ATGGCCAGTGCTCCCAAAGGATGTGGCCCCAGCATCAGCTCCATATATTTCAACCTGTGTGACTTGACTAAAGTGTGGGGGGTTGTGGTGGaggctgttgctgctgctggtgtggtGACATCCTTTGTTCTGTTCGTCATCCTTTTGGCCTCATTACCGTTTGTGACAAACAAGAAGCGAAAGGCTATGGTGGCACTGCAGGCGGGCACTCTGATCTTTACTCTGGGACTCTTTGGACTCACTTTTGCCTTCATTGTGGATCAGTACTCCACCAGCTGTGTTGCGCGGAGGTTCCTCTTTGGAGTACTGTTCTCAGGCTGCCTGGCCTGCCTGTTGATGCATGGGTTGTGGCTGGCCCTGCTAAAGCGACAAGGCCGGGGCCCTAAGAGCTGGATGTTATGCCTTGGAGCCCTGGGTCTGTTGCTGGTCGAGGTGATCATCAACACTGAGTGGCTCATCCTCACTGTGGTCAGGAGACCACCTGGAGGTGTCATTGACCCCAACCTGTCCTGCAACATTGATAACCTGGACTTTGTGATATCTCTGATCTATGTGATGGTTCTGCTGGTAGCTGTGGTGTTGGTCGCTATTCCCTCACTGTCACACAAGGACAAGCAGTGGCGCCGAGATGGAGCTTTCATCCTGGTCTCAGGGCTCTTCACATTGGCTATCTGGGTAGCTTGGATTGTCATGTACATCTATGGTAACAGAGTGACTGAGAATCCTAGCTGGGATGATCCTACTCTGGCTGTAGCTGTCGTGTCGAATGCCTTGGTGTTCCTCTTCCTCTACATCATTCCAGAGATCTGTTTAGTGACCCAGCAGGACCCGGACGAGGAGCAGCCACCTGATGGTGATCATGTTTATCCTGCCAGGAGCCTTGTTTATGACAACATCCTTAAAGAGCCAGAGGCACCCCACCAGACCGTGTGCATGGAGAATAAAGCCTTCTCTATGGACGAGCCTCCAACAG TACCCACAAAGCCTACGTCTCCATATGCTGCTTATAATGGACTACGAAGTTGTGTGTACCAGCCCACTGAAATAGCCCTGATTGCAAAGGGTCTGACTAAG ATGGACCAAGACGCGATGATCCCACGAGTCAGAGTGCCGTCCTCGAATCCTGAAAGTAGCAGCTCTTTGCCTCATTTATCCGAGTCCTTACCCCCATAA
- the ccdc137 gene encoding coiled-coil domain-containing protein 137, with translation MGKNKKNKTNESGKQADKAGKHPSDKKLKGNGKPKKAKPDHLNDIPFRLREIMKSKERMKTGAVKAKKLKEAISPKGKPEESQDGDIPVPHFKRRKQESEKAYVRRMENETKHVLFLTKNQVDRKPELDVDEQEGSADKVKSAKKKEHDKGRLQRLHQKKLDRQETKMEKEMFIDHVPFGEVTMAPPCLSAKPKKAPVRSQKGSKELLLNSLLGHTVASTAKPSMARQRIMEEERDRAVEAYRLLKKQRQEQHEARAAGVEKLKNLK, from the exons ATGgggaagaataagaagaataaaaccAACGAGTCAGGAAAACAAGCCGACAAGGCCGGAAAACATCCAAG TGACAAGAAGCTCAAAGGAAATGGGAAACCCAAGAAAGCCAAGCCGGACCACCTCAATGACATCCCATTCAGGCTCCGAGAGATCATGAAGAGCAAGGAGAGGATGAAAACAGGAGCCGTGAAGGCCAAAAAGCTCAAAGAGG CCATCTCCCCTAAAGGTAAACCAGAGGAGTCCCAAGATGGAGACATACCTGTCCCACATTTCAAGAGGAGGAAGCAAGAAAGTGAGAAAGCATACGTGAGGCGCATGGAGAACGAGACCAAACACGTCCTCTTCCTCACCAAGAACCAAGTGGACAGAAAGCCTGAGCTGGATGTGGACGAACAAGAGGGGTCTGCAGACAAGGTCAAGTCTGCGAAAAAGAAGGA GCATGATAAAGGCCGATTACAAAGGCTACATCAGAAGAAGTTGGACAGACAGGAGACCAAGATGGAAAAAGAGATGTTTATAg atcaTGTTCCCTTTGGTGAGGTTACAATGGCCCCACCGTGTTTGAGCGCCAAACCAAAAAAGGCTCCAGTCAGATCTCAG AAAGGATCCAAGGAGCTGCTCCTCAACTCTCTCCTCGGCCACACTGTTGCCTCGACAGCCAAGCCCTCGATGGCCCGACAGAGAatcatggaggaggagagagaccgGGCAGTGGAGGCCTACCGCCTTCTTaagaaacagagacaagagCAGCACGAAGCCAGGGCTGCCGGTgtggaaaaactcaaaaacctTAAGTGA